From Solea senegalensis isolate Sse05_10M unplaced genomic scaffold, IFAPA_SoseM_1 scf7180000014736, whole genome shotgun sequence, a single genomic window includes:
- the LOC122761488 gene encoding D-dopachrome decarboxylase-like: MPLVQLQTNLPASVFSEEFLLKLSGCIAASLGKPADRMNVAVTPALPLLVAGSCSPCVMLTVSAIGATDTADKNKEHSANIFDFLTSQLSLSEDRIIVQFNELQPHQVGKKRTVMTFL; encoded by the exons atgccTCTGGTGCAGTTACAGACGAACTTACCGGCCTCCGTGTTTTCGGAGGAGTTCCTGCTGAAGTTGAGCGGCTGCATCGCGGCTTCTCTGGGGAAACCTGccgat aggatgAACGTGGCGGTGACCCCTGCGCTGCCCCTGCTGGTGGCCGGCTCCTGCTCGCCCTGTGTGATGCTCACCGTCTCTGCCATCGGTGCGACCGACACGGCCGACAAGAACAAGGAGCACAGCGCCAACATCTTTGACTTCCTGACCTCACAACTGAGTCTGAGTGAAGACAG GATCATCGTCCAGTTTAACGAGCTGCAGCCTCACCAGGTCGGGAAGAAGAGGACAGTGATGACGTTTTTATGA
- the LOC122761484 gene encoding dynein regulatory complex subunit 4-like — MGPKTQRQAAGKGKKSAVVDGLSTEDMSKDQLEEHIIRLREELEREREEKSYFQLERDKMQAFWETSRRALERARDMLRHREREREEAEERHRVEINVYKQKLKHVLSEHHVTISELKMDAAAAAALTHDRHTESELGLRELVQNQQADAREKRCHDQNSIKEVKLKHKVALLELTNDYDRRLAEIEVKYHKKMQLMVDAEGKRRRAEVSEVEDRMNARIVALMDEHERALRGVEEYYSALQTKALADEKTLKEEAAEVQKQLSAVNSALSAAQQQNKRLRGSLQETQHNLSQLQRQLHDHKQAGDDMVKNSARLKVTEKELRDLKVERELLLQAFEQVQQERDELLKKHTDAIVELQQRSGLKELLLQKKLEALTQTVEKNEAQLCATLSATAATDQNSGCRAAHKLEEILASKRVALGTVQEDLSRERQEYDRLVLSCTQTLDALNVPRHVFPSAKQILNEPSPTR, encoded by the exons ATG GGCCCAAAGACTCAAAGGCAGGCGGCGGGAAAAGGGAAGAAGTCCGCGGTGGTGGACGGTCTGTCCACTGAGGACATGTCCAAGGACCag CTCGAGGAGCACATCATCCGCCTGCGGGAGGAGCTGGAGCGTGAGCGCGAGGAGAAGAGCTACTTCCAGCTGGAGCGCGACAAGATGCAGGCATTCTGGGAAACGAGCCGCAGAGCGCTGGAGCGGGCGAGAGACATGctgagacacagggagagagagagggaggaggctgAGGAGCGCCACCGTGTGGAGATCAAT GTGTATAAACAGAAGCTGAAACACGTTCTCTCCGAGCACCACGTCACAATCTCCGAGCTCAAGAtggacgccgccgccgccgccgctctgACCCACGACCGGCACACGGAGTCTGAGCTCGGGCTCCGTGAGCTCGTTCAGAACCAGCAGGCAGATGCCAGAGAGAAGCGATGCCACGACCAGAACTCCATCAAAGAAGTGAAACTG AAACACAAGGTGGCGCTGTTGGAGCTGACCAACGACTATGATCGCAGACTCGCGG AAATCGAGGTCAAATATCACAAGAAGATGCAGCTGATGGTGGACGCGGAGGGAAAGAGGCGGAGGGCAGAGGTCAGCGAGGTGGAGGACAGGATGAACGCTCGCATTGTGGCGCTGATGGACGAGCATGAGCGAGCGCTGCGAGGAGTGGAGGAGTATTACTCCGCCCTCCAGACCAAAGCGCTGGCAGATGAGAAGACACTGAAG gaggaggcagcagaggtgcAGAAGCAGCTGTCTGCAGTTAACAGTGCTCTGTCAGCAGcgcagcagcagaacaaacgGCTCCGGGGTTCGCTgcaagaaacacaacacaatctgTCTCAACTCCAGCGACAGCTGCACGACCACAAGCAGGCCGGTGACGACATGGTG AAGAACAGCGCTCGACTGAAGGTCACTGAGAAGGAGTTGAGGGACTTGAAGGTGGAgcgtgagctgctgctgcaggcgtTTGAGCAG GTTCAGCAGGAACGCGACGAGCTGCTGAAGAAACATACGGACGCCATcgtggagctgcagcagaggagcgggctgaaggagctgctgctgcagaagaagCTGGAGGCTCTGACACAGACGGTGGAGAAGAACGAGGCTCAGCTGTGTGCCACGCTGTCCGCCACCGCCGCCACGGACCAGAACTCAGGCTGCAGAGCCGCCCACAAACTGGAG GAAATCTTGGCGTCTAAACGTGTCGCACTCGGCACCGTGCAGGAGGATCTGTCTCGAGAACGTCAG GAGTACGATCGCCTGGTGCTCAGCTGCACGCAGACGCTCGACGCTCTCAACGTCCCGCGTCACGTCTTCCCCTCCGCCAAGCAGATCCTGAACGAGCCGTCGCCCACTCGCTGA
- the LOC122761487 gene encoding uncharacterized protein LOC122761487 has product MFVFVCLLLAGLARLVFTDDKTVTVLQDGDATLLCPHVAGDASWSRLVNGNHVTLASIANGRVDVRDERCGLSTDNTLVVRGVRRSDTGWFFCNRKQAAYLEVTTDPNMAATNAPGTNGNAADAVRFPSDVWKVVVGVAIGAILMLLVVLILRLWPDWRAGTNPSRGGAPAEVIYEEVEYGGVQPGTEPEVQSQYYSSIVTETPALGDLYSVVVNKTRTTGRHGDECVYSLTHNPSQTGSSQ; this is encoded by the exons ATGTTTGTCTTCGTCTGTCTTCTCTTGGCCGGACTCGCCCGCCTCGTATTCACTG ACGATAAGACAGTGACGGTGCTGCAGGATGGAGACGCCACGCTGCTCTGTCCTCACGTGGCAGGAGACGCGTCGTGGAGTCGCCTCGTCAACGGGAACCACGTGACTCTCGCCTCCATCGCTAACGGCCGCGTGGACGTCCGAGACGAGCGCTGTGGTCTGTCGACAGACAACACTCTGGTCGTCCGCGGCGTCCGGCGCTCGGACACCGGCTGGTTTTTCTGTAACAGGAAACAAGCGGCGTATCTGGAGGTGACCACTGATCCCAACATGGCCGCCACCAACGCACCGGGGACCAACGGGAACGCAGCGGACGCAGTACGCTTTCCGTCAGACGTATGGAAGGTCGTTGTGGGCGTGGCCATCGGTGCTATTCTGATGCTGCTGGTCGTGTTGATCCTGAGACTGTGGCCAGACTGGAGGGCGGGGACAAACCCCAGCAGGGGCGGAGCTCCAGCTGAGGTCATCTACGAGGAGGTGGAGTACGGCGGCGTGCAGCCAGGGACTGAACCCGAAGTCCAGAGCCAGTATTACAGCTCGATCGTCACTGAGACGCCTGCGCTCGGCGACCTGTACAGCGTCGTGGTCAACAAGACGAGAACTACAGGTCGCCATGGTGACGAGTGCGTGTACTCACTCACCCACAATCCTTCACAGACAGGAAGCAGCCAATGA
- the ndufaf5 gene encoding arginine-hydroxylase NDUFAF5, mitochondrial translates to MMNISRRSPLFLLLLSSSSSGSCCGLQSGSRRLISGMKVFDRRMKRRQRSWSARQEDTELYDYLRDEVGSRLADRVHDVARTFPLALDVGGGKNHITQHLSKDVVERLFLTDVSEETLKRRRRGEIATHCVVADEEFLPFKENTFDLVVSSLSLHWTNDLPAALTQIQQVLKPDGVFIGAMVGGDSLYELRCSLQLAETEREGGFSPHVSPYTAVTDLGNLLSHAGFNMLTVDVDDVQVHYPGIFEVMMDLQGMAESNCAWNRRALLHRDTMLAAAAVYKEMYGNDDGSVPATFQILYMIGWKPHESQAKPAKRGSASTSFADLSKINKPIRKDDADL, encoded by the exons aTGATGAACATCAGCAGAAGAAGtccactcttcctcctcctcctctcttcttcctcctctggctCCTGCTGCGGACTCCAGTCCGGGTCCAGGAGGCTGATATCCGGCATGAAGGTGTTCgacaggaggatgaagaggagacagaggagctgGTCAGCACGTCAGGAGGACACTGAGCTGTACGACTACCTGAGGGacgag GTCGGCAGTCGTTTGGCCGATCGGGTCCACGACGTCGCTCG GACGTTTCCTCTGGCGCTGGACGTCGGCGGCGGAAAGAATCACATCACACAACATTTGAgcaaa gaCGTAGTGGAGCGTCTGTTTCTCACTGACGTCTCAGAGGAAACTCTG AAGCGGCGCCGGCGCGGCGAGATTGCGACCCACTGCGTCGTCGCGGACGAAGAGTTTCTGCCGTTCAAAGAAAACACGTTCGACCTGGTTGTGAGCAGCTTGAG TCTGCACTGGACCAACGACCTCCCTGCAGCGCTGACGCAG aTCCAGCAGGTGCTGAAGCCAGATGGCGTGTTCATCGGGGCGATGGTGGGCGGAGACTCACTGTACGAGCTCAGGTGTTCACTTCAGCTCGCTGAGACTGAGAGGGAGGGGGGCTTCTCCCCCCACGTGTCACCCTACACTGCTGTCACTGACCTGGGAAacctgctgagtcatgctggCTTCAACATGCTGACtgtg GACGTTGACGATGTTCAGGTTCATTATCCTGGAATCTTTGAAGTCATGATGGATCTTCAAG GAATGGCTGAAAGTAATTGTGCGTGGAACAGGAGGGCGCTGTTACACAGAGACACCATGTTAGCCGCTGCCGCCGTTTATAAAG AGATGTACGGGAATGATGACGGCTCTGTTCCCGCCACCTTTCAGATCCTCTACATGATCGGCTGGAAGCCTCATGAGTCGCAG gCCAAACCAGCGAAGCGAGGCTCCGCCTCCACGTCCTTCGCAGATTTGTCAAAGATCAACAAGCCAATCAGAAAAGACGACGCTGACTTGTAA
- the esf1 gene encoding ESF1 homolog yields the protein MSSQKKKKPRSGDGGGDDQRFLRVQKDPRFWEMPEREHKVKIDKRFQSMFHDKRFKVTYTVDKRGRPVNHTSTDNLRRFYKLSDSEDEEEEEEVKEKKKEEVVKDEKKEKTAESSDEDSDDELQQTEEDDDDDDDEEEEESETGSGSEGEEEESGLDSEEDSDSGPDLARGKGNVDTSSDEDEDDDVSALLRKEEEEIQHDWGELCKDAQRSEEVSARLAVCNMDWDRMKARDLLALCNSFSPKGGAVLSVKIYPSEFGKERLKTEETRGPVELKVLPEDSEEDTEEDRTYREKKRDYQFKRLKYFYAVVECDSVVTATKIYEECDGYEYESSCSVLDLRFIPDDVTFTDEPTDVATDVNLSTYTPKLFTSSATATSKVELTWDETDHERVTALNRKFNKDELLQMDFQAYLASSSEEEEDEEQATRGQEEGETIETQDEEDDDEEEEEEKKKKTKTKSEEQMCKYRELLRGIHDKEKQQQQDKDMEMEITWVPGLKETTEQLVKKKLEGRDKLTPWEEFLEKKKERRKQKKTKRTTEAADDDLSDDELPVGVDLSDPFFADEIRDTDVKKKQKKEKKTTTKKKEEEPTAEEEELEKRKAEMSLLMDDDDADEHKHFNYDKIVERQNLSKKKKKKLLKKGEEPLEDDAFQVDVADPRFQAMFSSHLFNLDPSHPSYKKTKATQSIEAEKQRQRAEQQRRREDGLAMQTATPTRTVEAEQGRDSVTVATKRAMEPSLSLLVKSIKNKTQQFQDRKKPKLS from the exons ATGTCctctcagaagaagaagaagccacgCAGTGGTGACGGCGGCGGCGATGACCAGCGTTTCCTGCGCGTGCAGAAGGACCCGCGTTTCTGGGAAATGCCAGAGCGGGAACACAAAGTCAAGATCGACAAACGCTTCCAGTCCATGTTCCACGACAAACGCTTCAAGGTGACGTACACGGTGGATAAACGTGGACGTCCCGTCAACCACACGTCCACCGACAACCTGAGACGTTTCTACAAACTGTCTGACtctgaggacgaggaggaggaggaggaggtgaaggagaagaagaaggaggaggtggtgaaagacgagaagaaagagaaaacagcagagagcagcGATGAAGACAGCG ATGATGAGCTGCAGCAGACggaggaggacgacgatgatgatgatgatgaggaagaggaggagagtgaaacaggaagtggatcagagggggaggaggaggagtctggaCTGGACTCAGAGGAGGACAGTGACAGTGGGCCGGATCTGGCCAGAGGGAAAGGAAATGTGGATACGAGTTCAGACGAAGATGAAGACGACGACGTGAGCGCCCTcctgaggaaggaggaggaggagatccaGCACGACTGGGGCGAGCTGTGTAAGGACGCTCAGAGGAGTGAGGAG gtcTCGGCTCGTCTTGCTGTGTGTAACATGGACTGGGACAGAATGAAGGCCAGAGACTTGCTCGCCCTCTGTAACTCCTTCTCACCTAAAGGAGGCGCTGTTCTCTCCGTCAAG ATTTACCCGTCAGAGTTCGGGAAAGAGAGACTGAAAACGGAGGAGACACGGGGACCTGTGGAGCTGAAGGTTCTacctgaagactctgaagaggACACTGAGGAGGACAG gacgTACAGGGAGAAGAAGCGTGATTATCAGTTTAAGCGTCTGAAGTACTTCTATGCTGTGGTGGAGTGTGACTCTGTCGTCACGGCGACGAAGATCTACGAGGAGTGTGACGGCTACGAGTACGAGAGCAGCTGCTCCGTGCTGGACCTGCG GTTCATCCCTGATGACGTGACGTTCACTGACGAACCCACAGACGTGGCCACAGACGTCAACCTGAGCACCTACACGCCCAAACTCTTCACTTCATCTGCCACCGCCACCtcgaag GTTGAGCTGACGTGGGACGAGACCGACCATGAGCGTGTGACCGCCCTCAACAGGAAGTTCAACAAGGATGAGCTGCTGCAGATGGACTTCCAGGCCTATCTGGCCTCGtccagtgaggaagaggaggatgaagagcagGCGACCCGAGGCCAAGAAGAAGGTGAGACCATAGAGACACaggatgaggaagatgatgatgaggaggaggaggaggagaagaagaagaagacgaagacgaaGAGTGAGGAGCAGATGTGTAAGTACAGAGAGCTTCTGAGAGGAATCCACGacaaagagaagcagcagcagcaagataAAGACATGGAGATGGAGATCACATGGGTGCCAG gGCTGAAGGAGACGACGGAGCAGCTAgtgaagaagaagctggagggGCGGGATAAGCTGACGCCGTGGGAGGAGTttctggagaagaagaaggagcggAGGAAGCAGAAGAAAACTAAGAGAACTACG GAAGCTGCAGATGACGACCTCAGCGATGATGAACTTCCTGTGGGCGTCGACCTCAGTGACCCATTCTTCGCAGATGAAATCAGAGACACAG atgtgaagaagaaacagaagaaagagaagaagacgacgacgaagaagaaggaagaggagccaacagctgaggaggaggagctggagaaacGAAAG gctgagATGTCTCTGCTGATGGACGACGATGACGCAgacgaacacaaacactttaaCTACGACAAGATCGTCGAGCGCCAGAATCTcagtaagaagaagaaaaagaagctgcTGAAGAAAGGGGAGGAGCCTCTGGAGGATGACGCCTTCCAG GTGGACGTCGCAGACCCTCGTTTCCAGGCCATGTTCTCGTCTCACCTGTTCAACCTGGACCCGTCTCACCCGAGCTACAAGAAGACCAAGGCCACGCAGAGCATCGAGGCCGAGAAGCAGCGGCAACGAGCGGAGCAGCAGCGGCGGAGGGAGGACGGCCTCGCCATGCAGACGGCCACGCCCACACGGACAGTGGAGGCAGAGCAGGGACGAGACTCTGTCACCGTGGCGACAAAGAGAGCGATGGAGCCGAGTCTGTCTCTGCTCGTCAAGtccatcaaaaacaaaacacagcagtttcAGGATCGAAAGAAGCCAAAGTTATCGTAG
- the acaa1 gene encoding 3-ketoacyl-CoA thiolase, peroxisomal, with protein MNRLKVISGHVCPSDRGRDLRGSDCAAGTGSGGAARGNDPEDVVVVHGVRTAICRAKRGAFKDTTPDELLSAAMTTVMKEAGLSPTLLGDVCVGNVLQPGAGALMVRVSHFLSGFPEKVPVYSVNRQCSSGLQALFNIAGAIRSESIDLGLACGVESMSLRSMGEPGDLSSRLMDHDKARDCIVPMGITSENVAERFGISREKQDAFALSSQKKAARAQSGGLFDHEIVPVTTKLVDDEGRERQVTVRKDDGIRAGTTLAGLAKLRPAFKPDGSTTAGNSSQVSDGAAAVLIGRRSVVEALGLPVLGVLRGGAVVGVPPDVMGIGPAFAIPAALEQAGLSLDEIDVFEINEAFASQALYCVEKLGIPLEKVNPNGGAIALGHPLGCTGARQVVTLLNELKRRGGRKYGVVSMCIGTGMGAAAVFEYPGP; from the exons ATGAATCGATTAAAGGTGATCTCGGGTCACGTGTGTCCCTCTGACCGCGGCCGGGACTTACGCGGGTCCGACTGCGCAGCGGGAACCGGGTCAGGCGGAGCAGCGCGAGGCAACGACCCGGAGGACGTGGTGGTGGTTCACGGTGTGAGGACTGCTATCTGCAGGGCGAAGAGAGGAGCGTTCAAG GACACCACACCTGACGAGCTGCTCAGCGCTGCCATGACGACGGTTATGAAGGAGGCGGGACTGTCGCCGACGTTGCTGGGAGACGTTTGTGTgg GTAATGTCCTGCAGCCTGGAGCTGGAGCTCTGATGGTCCGAGTGTCTCACTTCCTCAG TGGGTTTCCAGAGAAGGTTCCGGTCTACAGTGTGAACAGACAGTGTTCCTCAGGTCTTCAGGCTCTTTTCAACATCGCCG gagccATCAGGAGTGAATCCATCGACCTGGGTCTGGCATGTGG TGTTGAGAGCATGTCTCTGCGGTCAATGGGGGAACCTGGGGATCTGAGCTCCCGGCTGATGGACCACGACAAGGCCAGAGACTGCATCGTCCCCATGGG CATCACGTCGGAAAACGTTGCTGAGCGATTCGGAATCTCCCGAGAGAAGCAGGACGCCTTTGCGCTCAGCTCTCAGAAAAA GGCGGCACGGGCGCAGAGTGGCGGTCTTTTCGACCACGAGATAGTTCCCGTCACGACTAAATTAGTGGACGACGAAGGTCGCGAACGTCAAGTGACGGTTCGTAAAGACGACGGGATCAGAGCGGGGACGACACTGGCGGGACTTGCTAAGCTCCGCCCCGCTTTCAAACCTGACGGCAGCACCACAGCAG GGAACTCAAGTCAGGTGAGCGACGGAGCTGCGGCCGTTTTGATTGGTCGGCGTTCTGTGGTGGAGGCTCTGGGTCTGCCGGTGCTGGGCGTCCTGAGGGGCGGAGCCGTGGTCGGCGTTCCGCCTGACGTCATGGGGATCGGACCGGCGTTCGCCATCCCAGCTGCTCTGGAACAAGCCG GTCTGAGTTTGGACGAGATCGACGTGTTTGAAATAAACGAGGCCTTCGCCAGTCAG GCGCTATACTGCGTGGAGAAGTTGGGGATTCCTCTGGAGAAGGTGAACCCTAATGGGGGCGCCATCGCGCTGGGTCATCCTCTGGGCTGTACCGGCGCTCGCCAGGTGGTGACACTGCTCAACGAGCTCAAACGCAGAGGCGGGAG GAAGTACGGCGTCGTGTCCATGTGCATCGGGACCGGGATGGGAGCTGCCGCTGTCTTCGAGTACCCTGGCCCGTAG
- the LOC122761491 gene encoding BTB/POZ domain-containing protein 3-like gives MAAQLFAVSKPPTTPSSSCSTTTVQQEEQQNVTNNNSSSIGAQSCCNWQGLYPSIRERNSVMFNNEMMADVHFVVGPPGGTQRLPGHKYVLAVGSSVFHAMFYGELAEDQDEIRIPDVEPPSFLAMMKYIYCDEIDLCADTVLATLYAAKKYIVPHLARACVNFLETSLSAKNACVLLSQSCLFEEPDLTQRCWEVIDAQAELALRSEGFCDIDIQTLESILRRETLNAKEMVVFEAALNWAEAECQRQELPPTIENKRVVLGKAIYLIRIPTMVLEDFANGAAQSGVLTLNETNDIFLWFTAANKPELLFCTKPRKGLAPQRCHRFQSCAYRSNQWRYRGRCDSIQFAVDKRVFIAGFGLYGSSCGSAEYSAKIELKRQGVPMAQRIIKYFSDGSSSTFAVWFDHPVQIEPDTFYTASVVLDGNELSYFGQEGMTEVQCGKVTFQFQCSSDSTNGTGVQGGQIPELIFYA, from the exons ATGGCCGCTCAACTGTTTGCCGTTAGCAAGCCGCCGACTACTCCTTCCTCCAGCTGCAGTACCACTACTGTCCAGCAGGAAGAGCAGCAGAACGTgaccaacaacaacagcagcagcatcggtGCACAGAGCTGCTGCAACTGGCAGGGTCTGTACCCGAGCATcagagagag AAACTCTGTCATGTTCAACAATGAGATGATGGCAGACGTGCACTTCGTGGTCGGACCACCGGGCGGAACGCAGCGACTGCCAGGACACAAG TACGTCCTGGCGGTCGGAAGCTCCGTCTTCCACGCCATGTTCTACGGAGAACTGGCTGAGGATCAGGACGAGATCCGGATCCCTGATGTGGAGCCGCCCTCCTTCCTCGCCATGATGAA GTACATTTACTGCGACGAGATCGACCTGTGTGCCGACACGGTGCTCGCCACGCTGTACGCCGCCAAAAAGTACATCGTGCCTCACCTGGCTCGAGCTTGCGTCAACTTCCTGGAGACGAGCCTGAGCGCTAAGAACGCGTGCGTGCTGCTGTCTCAGAGCTGCCTTTTCGAGGAACCCGACCTGACGCAGCGCTGCTGGGAGGTGATCGACGCTCAGGCCGAGCTCGCGCTGCGCTCCGAAGGCTTCTGCGACATCGACATCCAAACGCTGGAGAGCATCCTGCGCCGGGAGACGCTCAACGCCAAAGAGATGGTGGTGTTTGAGGCGGCGCTGAACTGGGCGGAGGCCGAGTGCCAGCGTCAGGAGCTGCCCCCGACCATTGAAAACAAGCGGGTGGTGCTGGGGAAGGCCATCTACCTGATCCGCATCCCCACCATGGTGCTCGAGGACTTCGCCAACGGTGCTGCGCAGTCCGGTGTGCTAACACTCAACGAGACAAACGACATCTTCCTGTGGTTCACCGCCGCCAACAAGCCTGAACTCTTATTCTGCACCAAACCCCGCAAAGGCCTGGCACCACAGCGCTGCCACCGATTCCAGTCCTGTGCCTACAGGAGCAACCAGTGGCGATACCGAGGTCGCTGCGACAGCATCCAGTTCGCCGTGGACAAGCGTGTTTTCATCGCCGGCTTCGGGTTGTACGGCTCCAGCTGCGGCTCGGCCGAGTACAGCGCCAAAATCGAGCTGAAGCGCCAGGGCGTGCCGATGGCGCAGCGGATCATCAAGTACTTCTCGGACGGCTCTAGCAGCACCTTCGCCGTGTGGTTTGATCACCCGGTGCAGATCGAGCCGGACACATTCTACACCGCCAGCGTGGTGCTGGACGGAAACGAGCTGAGCTACTTTGGTCAGGAGGGCATGACCGAGGTGCAGTGTGGGAAAGTGACCTTCCAGTTCCAGTGCTCGTCAGACAGCACCAACGGCACCGGCGTGCAGGGAGGTCAGATCCCAGAACTCATCTTCTACGCGTGA